In Gemmatimonadales bacterium, a single genomic region encodes these proteins:
- a CDS encoding glycosyltransferase family 2 protein, with the protein MTAAAPRASVVIPTWNGRALLKAALDSLRAQSFRDFETVVVDNGSRDGTVEMLRGEFPAVVVVEFPENRGFAVAVNAGVRAARGQYVMLLNNDAEADPGWLAALVAVLDRRPEIGSVASKMVTARDPGVLDSAGAAMGLFAYDMGRGRPDGPPFDRGREVLCACAGAAAYRRELFEAIGDFDEAFFAWFEDVELGIRAQLAGFACWYEPAAVVRHRAHATAGQLSIPKAVFMVRNALLLFFQTMPLRRLVPWGPVMLTWPFLDPLFSGWPARATIRGWLQFWPLVPHVLRARRRTYGGRRVPVARLTALLEDPRPDFGRALRLLVARLRGAKPGRAA; encoded by the coding sequence GTGACGGCCGCGGCGCCGCGCGCGAGCGTGGTCATCCCGACCTGGAACGGGCGGGCGCTGCTCAAGGCCGCGCTCGATTCCCTGCGGGCGCAGAGCTTCCGCGACTTCGAGACCGTCGTGGTGGACAACGGGTCGCGGGACGGGACCGTGGAGATGCTGCGGGGCGAGTTTCCCGCCGTGGTGGTGGTGGAATTTCCGGAGAACCGGGGGTTCGCGGTGGCGGTCAATGCCGGCGTCCGCGCCGCCCGCGGGCAATACGTGATGCTGCTCAACAACGACGCCGAGGCGGATCCCGGGTGGCTCGCGGCGCTGGTCGCCGTGCTGGACCGCCGGCCCGAGATCGGGTCGGTAGCGTCGAAGATGGTGACGGCGCGCGACCCCGGCGTCCTCGACTCCGCGGGCGCCGCGATGGGGCTGTTCGCCTACGACATGGGACGCGGCCGGCCCGACGGGCCGCCGTTCGACCGCGGCCGGGAGGTTCTGTGCGCCTGTGCCGGGGCCGCGGCGTACCGCCGCGAGCTGTTCGAGGCGATCGGTGATTTCGACGAGGCGTTCTTCGCCTGGTTCGAGGACGTCGAGCTGGGAATTCGCGCGCAGCTGGCCGGCTTCGCGTGCTGGTACGAGCCGGCGGCGGTCGTGCGGCACCGCGCGCACGCCACGGCCGGGCAGCTCAGCATACCGAAGGCCGTGTTCATGGTGCGCAACGCGCTGCTGCTGTTCTTCCAGACCATGCCGCTGCGGCGGCTGGTGCCCTGGGGGCCGGTCATGCTGACCTGGCCGTTCCTCGACCCGCTGTTCAGCGGCTGGCCGGCGCGCGCCACCATCCGCGGGTGGCTGCAGTTCTGGCCGCTGGTGCCGCACGTGCTGCGGGCACGGCGCCGCACCTACGGTGGCCGCCGGGTACCGGTGGCGCGGCTCACCGCGCTGCTGGAGGATCCGCGGCCCGATTTCGGCCGTGCGCTCCGATTGCTGGTGGCCAGGCTGCGGGGCGCGAAACCCGGGAGGGCCGCGTGA
- a CDS encoding type II secretion system F family protein produces the protein MPVFNYTARTLTGELQSGSIDLPSHDDVVQHLRKNRMIVVKVQQAPRDIKFSFGKGISTRDIVIFTRQFATMINSGLPLVQALDILSEQTENKALKDVTRAVVYDVESGHTLADALRKHPKAFSELYVNMVAAGEAGGILDTILLRLATFMEKNDALVRKVKGAAIYPAVIFSVAILAVIVLLVFVIPVFRSMFADVKMELPLPTRIVIGTSDLVKHFWWLMGGLIALVVFAVRRYYATPTGRLNVDRILLAMPVLGDVIRKSAVSRFTRTLGTLIASGVSILDGLEITAKTAGNRVIHDAVMESRASIAGGETIAAPLQKSKVFPPMVISMIAVGEQTGGLDEMLSKIADFYDEEVDAAVEALLSLMEPVMIVLLGVVVGGMIVAMYLPIFGMIGAVQ, from the coding sequence ATGCCGGTATTCAACTACACTGCCAGGACCCTGACCGGGGAGCTGCAGTCCGGCTCGATCGACCTGCCGAGCCACGACGACGTCGTCCAGCACCTGCGGAAGAACCGGATGATCGTCGTGAAGGTCCAGCAGGCGCCGCGCGACATCAAGTTTTCGTTCGGCAAGGGGATCAGCACCCGCGACATCGTCATCTTCACGCGGCAGTTCGCCACGATGATCAACTCGGGCCTCCCCCTGGTGCAGGCCCTCGACATCCTGTCGGAGCAGACCGAGAACAAGGCGCTCAAGGATGTGACCCGCGCCGTGGTGTACGACGTGGAGAGCGGCCACACCCTGGCCGACGCCCTCCGCAAGCACCCCAAGGCGTTCTCGGAGCTGTACGTGAACATGGTGGCCGCGGGCGAGGCCGGCGGCATCCTGGACACCATCCTGCTCCGGCTCGCCACCTTCATGGAGAAGAACGACGCCCTGGTGCGGAAGGTGAAGGGCGCCGCCATCTACCCGGCGGTGATCTTCTCGGTCGCCATCCTGGCCGTCATCGTCCTGCTGGTGTTCGTGATCCCGGTGTTCCGCAGCATGTTCGCCGACGTCAAGATGGAGCTGCCGCTGCCCACCCGGATCGTGATCGGCACGTCGGACCTCGTGAAGCACTTCTGGTGGCTCATGGGCGGCCTGATCGCCCTGGTCGTGTTCGCGGTGCGCCGCTACTACGCGACGCCGACCGGCCGCCTCAACGTGGACCGGATCCTGCTGGCCATGCCGGTCCTGGGCGACGTCATTCGCAAGTCGGCCGTGTCGCGCTTCACCCGCACGCTCGGCACGCTCATCGCGTCCGGCGTCTCCATCCTCGACGGCTTGGAGATCACGGCCAAGACGGCCGGCAACCGGGTCATTCACGACGCCGTGATGGAGTCGCGGGCGTCGATCGCCGGCGGCGAGACGATCGCGGCGCCGCTGCAGAAGTCGAAGGTGTTCCCGCCCATGGTGATCTCGATGATCGCCGTCGGCGAGCAGACCGGCGGCCTGGACGAGATGCTGAGCAAGATCGCCGACTTCTACGACGAGGAGGTCGACGCCGCGGTCGAGGCGCTGCTCTCCCTCATGGAGCCCGTGATGATCGTGCTCCTCGGCGTCGTGGTGGGCGGCATGATCGTGGCCATGTACCTGCCGATCTTCGGCATGATCGGGGCGGTGCAGTAG
- a CDS encoding sigma-54 dependent transcriptional regulator, whose amino-acid sequence MSERPAVLIVDDESAILDSLRILFKNEGFEVLVAQGGPAGLEALEGQAPDLVLTDIRMPTVNGIDILSAARGRDADVPVVLMTAQAELKTAIEAINRGAFHYIQKPFDNDELVAICRRALEHRKLKAENRVLKQEIQRREGAQAVKPIGVSKVFRDVLRMAETVAPTDSTVLIQGESGTGKEVVARFIHALSSRARGAFFSINCGALPEGILESELFGHVKGSFTGAVRDHEGLFAAAAGGSFFLDEIGETTPATQVKLLRVLQEREAIPVGGTQPVPVDVRIIAATNRDLEDDMKQGRFRSDLYYRLNVIALHLPPLRDRRDDIPLLADAFLRRMAQERHEAPRTLGPDAMEAILAYEWPGNVRELENALERACTLSKGDTITVQGLPARVTEQRAPALVAERPAANPTLDVVERAYVLWVLEREGGNKSRAAEVLGIDPSTLYRKLARYEEAP is encoded by the coding sequence GTGAGCGAACGGCCTGCGGTGCTGATCGTGGACGACGAGTCGGCGATCCTCGACTCGCTGCGCATTCTGTTCAAGAACGAGGGATTCGAGGTCCTGGTCGCGCAGGGCGGGCCGGCCGGTCTCGAGGCGCTGGAGGGACAGGCGCCCGACCTCGTGCTGACGGACATCCGGATGCCGACGGTCAACGGCATCGACATCCTCAGCGCGGCCCGCGGCCGCGACGCGGACGTGCCGGTGGTGCTGATGACGGCGCAAGCCGAGCTGAAGACGGCGATCGAGGCGATCAACCGCGGCGCGTTCCACTACATCCAGAAGCCGTTCGACAACGACGAGCTGGTCGCGATCTGCCGGCGCGCGCTCGAGCACCGCAAGCTCAAGGCCGAGAACCGGGTGCTCAAGCAGGAGATTCAGCGCCGCGAGGGCGCGCAGGCCGTCAAGCCCATCGGTGTCTCGAAGGTGTTCCGCGACGTGCTGCGCATGGCGGAGACGGTGGCGCCGACCGACAGCACGGTCCTGATCCAGGGCGAGAGCGGCACCGGCAAGGAGGTGGTGGCGCGGTTCATCCATGCGCTCTCCAGCCGGGCCCGGGGCGCGTTCTTCTCGATCAACTGCGGCGCGCTGCCGGAGGGCATCCTCGAGTCGGAGCTGTTCGGCCACGTGAAGGGGTCGTTCACCGGGGCGGTGCGGGACCACGAGGGGCTGTTCGCCGCCGCGGCCGGCGGCTCGTTCTTCCTCGACGAGATCGGCGAGACGACGCCGGCCACGCAGGTCAAGCTGCTGCGGGTGCTGCAGGAGCGCGAGGCCATTCCGGTGGGGGGCACCCAGCCGGTGCCGGTCGACGTGCGGATCATCGCGGCCACGAACCGCGACCTGGAAGACGACATGAAGCAGGGCCGGTTCCGGTCCGATCTCTACTACCGGCTCAACGTCATCGCGCTCCACCTGCCGCCCCTCAGGGACCGCCGGGACGACATCCCGCTGCTGGCGGACGCGTTCCTGCGGCGCATGGCCCAGGAGCGTCACGAGGCGCCGCGCACGCTCGGCCCCGACGCGATGGAGGCGATCCTCGCCTACGAGTGGCCGGGCAACGTGCGCGAGCTGGAGAACGCGCTGGAGCGCGCCTGCACGCTGAGCAAGGGTGATACCATCACGGTCCAGGGCCTGCCGGCGCGGGTCACGGAGCAGCGGGCGCCGGCCCTGGTCGCCGAGCGCCCGGCCGCCAACCCGACGCTGGACGTGGTCGAGCGCGCATACGTGCTGTGGGTGCTGGAGCGCGAGGGCGGGAACAAGAGCCGCGCTGCGGAGGTGCTGGGCATCGACCCGTCGACCCTGTACCGGAAGCTGGCGCGGTACGAAGAGGCGCCGTGA
- a CDS encoding glycosyltransferase family 2 protein: MSPPRVSAIVPTLNGAATLPALLASLGRERATGRGLAEIVAIDSGSRDGTAELLRGAGARVLDLGGAAFGHASARNRAAAVATGDVLLFLTQDVEPAGDSWLPPLLAAFADGAVAGAFGRQVPRGASPEEEFLARVNYAGRPRRLTRADLGTAFGPGTTLFSNAFGAVRRSVWAAIPFPGVVMSEDQAWALAVLRAGHEIRYEPRAEAYHGHRSGFRRAFRRNFDSGSSLQALGLAGGAWRGGGGHLARELRWVGTRYGTAALPHAVAFEAVRMLGFQCGRLEGLLPKGLARRLGEAPRP, encoded by the coding sequence GTGAGCCCGCCGCGGGTATCGGCGATCGTCCCGACGCTGAACGGCGCGGCGACGCTGCCGGCCCTGCTCGCGTCGCTGGGGCGCGAGCGGGCGACGGGGCGCGGCCTCGCGGAGATCGTCGCCATCGACTCCGGCTCGCGCGACGGGACCGCGGAGCTGCTGCGCGGGGCGGGCGCGCGGGTGCTCGACCTCGGCGGCGCGGCGTTCGGCCACGCGAGCGCGCGGAACCGGGCGGCGGCCGTGGCCACGGGCGACGTGCTGTTGTTCCTCACTCAGGACGTGGAGCCGGCCGGGGACTCGTGGCTGCCACCGCTGCTCGCCGCGTTCGCCGACGGTGCGGTCGCGGGCGCCTTCGGGCGGCAGGTGCCGCGCGGGGCGTCGCCGGAGGAGGAATTCCTGGCGAGGGTCAACTATGCCGGGCGGCCCCGGCGGCTGACGCGCGCGGACCTGGGCACCGCGTTCGGGCCGGGGACGACGCTGTTCTCCAACGCTTTCGGCGCCGTGCGGCGGTCGGTGTGGGCGGCCATTCCGTTTCCCGGGGTGGTGATGAGCGAGGACCAGGCCTGGGCGCTCGCGGTGCTGCGGGCGGGTCACGAGATCCGCTACGAGCCGCGGGCGGAGGCGTACCACGGCCACCGGTCGGGCTTCCGGCGCGCGTTCCGGCGCAACTTCGACAGCGGCTCCTCGCTGCAGGCGCTCGGCCTCGCGGGCGGCGCCTGGCGGGGCGGAGGCGGTCACCTCGCGCGCGAGCTGCGCTGGGTCGGCACGCGCTACGGAACGGCGGCGCTGCCGCACGCCGTCGCCTTCGAGGCCGTGCGGATGCTCGGCTTCCAGTGCGGGAGGCTCGAGGGCCTGCTGCCGAAAGGGCTGGCGCGCCGGCTGGGCGAGGCGCCGCGCCCGTGA
- a CDS encoding class I SAM-dependent methyltransferase, which yields MASGPVMAGPPAAVPQPLEAAGPCPVCGQTRRAAEYAGLTDRLCGTPGTWSLARCTGCGLLILDPRYSAAHIARAYENYPFNLALPLAAPAPRGLARVVPAAYLAHAFGYDDGLARWQRALALLAVPRPEGAEAAGFSVMYLPRVAGGEVLDVGCGGGAFLERMRELGWRVVGVEPDPRAVEVARTRRGLDVREGTLEEHRFADGRFDAVTSSHVIEHVHDPLAFLGECARVTRSGGRVVVVTPNTESLGRRRLGVAWIGLDPPRHLHLFSRATLRRLAARVGLRVLTARSSVRNAEFSWLLARGKLAAWPEPGQRPPGGWAGRRARAFQLAEWALTRLGIPAGEELVLVATKP from the coding sequence GTGGCGTCGGGGCCGGTGATGGCGGGCCCTCCCGCCGCCGTGCCGCAGCCGCTCGAAGCGGCCGGTCCCTGCCCGGTGTGCGGACAGACGCGGCGCGCGGCCGAATACGCCGGGTTGACGGACCGGCTGTGCGGAACGCCGGGGACGTGGTCGCTCGCGCGCTGCACGGGCTGCGGCCTGCTGATTCTCGATCCCCGGTATTCAGCGGCGCACATCGCGAGGGCGTACGAGAACTACCCCTTCAACCTGGCCCTGCCCCTCGCCGCTCCGGCTCCGCGGGGCCTGGCCCGCGTGGTGCCGGCGGCGTATCTGGCCCACGCGTTCGGCTACGACGACGGCCTCGCGCGCTGGCAGCGGGCGCTCGCGCTGCTGGCCGTCCCGCGTCCCGAGGGCGCCGAGGCCGCGGGATTCTCGGTCATGTACCTGCCGCGCGTGGCGGGGGGCGAGGTGCTCGACGTCGGGTGCGGCGGGGGCGCGTTCCTCGAGCGGATGCGCGAGCTGGGCTGGCGCGTGGTGGGCGTGGAGCCGGACCCGCGCGCGGTGGAGGTGGCGCGCACGCGGCGCGGCCTCGACGTGCGGGAGGGCACGCTCGAGGAGCACCGCTTCGCGGACGGGCGCTTCGACGCCGTGACGTCGAGCCACGTGATCGAGCACGTACACGATCCGCTCGCGTTTCTCGGCGAGTGTGCGCGCGTCACCCGGTCCGGCGGACGGGTCGTGGTCGTGACGCCCAACACGGAGAGTCTCGGTCGGCGCCGTCTCGGCGTCGCCTGGATCGGGCTCGATCCTCCGCGACACCTCCACCTGTTCTCGCGCGCCACGCTCCGGCGCCTCGCCGCGCGGGTGGGCCTGCGCGTCCTCACCGCCAGGAGCAGCGTGCGCAACGCGGAGTTCTCGTGGCTGCTGGCGCGCGGGAAGCTCGCGGCCTGGCCGGAGCCGGGACAGCGGCCGCCAGGCGGCTGGGCCGGCCGGCGCGCCCGCGCGTTCCAGCTGGCCGAGTGGGCGCTCACCCGACTCGGCATCCCGGCGGGCGAGGAGCTGGTGCTGGTGGCCACCAAGCCGTGA
- a CDS encoding oligosaccharide flippase family protein, whose protein sequence is MTGGGVPAAATPEPRPAARARGVVSNASLNLVASFLPLPLALVTVPAVIRGFGIERYGVLAAAAVVLAYAALLDVGLGRASTRFLARALSEPGAAAAETFWTVALMAAAIGVAGGLGLLAVAGPLVRHVLRIPPALTADAVAAFRALALAAPFVVLLPALLGALEAGRRFDLVALISVPTAALGLLAPLMVLPWTTRLLPVVVTIAAVQAAACAATLAVCLRAVPELRSGGPRLGAVRALLGYGRWVAISNVVGPLMVNADRLVIGAVLSVRAVGFYAAPYDLVTRLSLVPSSAMRALFPLFSADRSADVREARRLAVDGARAIALVMGPLAVLIVALAPDVLRVWLGDEFATRSGATLQLLAVGVTVNAVAMVPFWLLQGIGRPDVCAKFHLGELVLYGPLLLVLLRWQGITGAAAAWTIRVTLDGALLLAAAHRLVGAAEHAGSVRRLASYGAVLAVAVPAAWLDAAGRAGAGARLAVGALLAVGTAALGWIVVLRAGERTAVAAALKARPWRRGR, encoded by the coding sequence GTGACGGGAGGCGGGGTGCCCGCGGCGGCGACGCCGGAGCCGCGCCCGGCCGCCCGGGCGCGCGGCGTCGTCTCCAATGCGAGCCTCAATCTCGTGGCGAGCTTCCTGCCGCTGCCGCTCGCGCTGGTGACGGTCCCGGCCGTGATACGCGGCTTCGGGATCGAGCGCTACGGCGTGCTGGCCGCGGCCGCCGTCGTGCTGGCGTACGCGGCGCTCCTCGACGTGGGCCTGGGGCGGGCGAGCACGCGCTTCCTCGCCCGCGCGCTGAGCGAGCCCGGCGCGGCGGCGGCCGAGACCTTCTGGACCGTGGCCCTGATGGCGGCCGCGATCGGCGTGGCGGGCGGCCTCGGCCTCCTGGCCGTCGCGGGTCCCCTGGTGCGCCACGTGCTCCGGATCCCGCCGGCCCTGACCGCGGATGCCGTGGCGGCGTTCCGCGCCCTCGCCCTCGCGGCGCCCTTCGTCGTGCTGCTGCCGGCGCTGCTGGGGGCGCTCGAAGCCGGCCGGCGGTTCGACCTCGTCGCCCTCATTTCGGTCCCGACCGCGGCGCTCGGCCTGCTGGCGCCGCTGATGGTGCTGCCGTGGACGACGCGCCTGCTGCCGGTGGTCGTGACGATCGCGGCGGTGCAGGCTGCCGCCTGCGCGGCGACGCTGGCGGTGTGCCTGCGGGCCGTGCCGGAGTTACGGAGCGGCGGCCCGCGACTCGGCGCGGTGCGCGCCCTGCTGGGCTACGGGCGCTGGGTCGCGATCTCGAACGTGGTCGGGCCGCTGATGGTGAACGCCGACCGCCTCGTCATCGGCGCCGTGCTGTCCGTGCGCGCCGTGGGATTCTACGCCGCGCCGTACGACCTGGTGACCCGGCTGTCGCTGGTGCCCTCGAGCGCGATGCGCGCGCTGTTCCCCTTGTTCAGCGCCGACCGGTCGGCGGACGTGCGGGAGGCGAGGCGGCTGGCGGTGGACGGCGCGCGGGCCATCGCGCTGGTCATGGGCCCGCTGGCGGTGCTGATCGTGGCGCTCGCGCCGGACGTCCTGCGCGTGTGGCTGGGCGACGAGTTCGCGACCCGGTCCGGCGCGACCCTGCAGCTGCTCGCGGTCGGCGTCACCGTCAACGCGGTGGCGATGGTACCCTTCTGGCTGCTCCAGGGCATCGGACGCCCCGACGTGTGTGCCAAGTTCCACCTGGGCGAGCTGGTCCTCTACGGCCCGCTGCTGCTGGTGCTGCTCCGCTGGCAGGGCATCACCGGCGCGGCCGCGGCCTGGACCATCCGCGTCACGCTCGACGGAGCGCTGCTGCTGGCGGCAGCCCACCGGTTGGTCGGTGCCGCCGAGCACGCCGGCTCCGTCCGGCGACTGGCGTCGTACGGCGCGGTGCTGGCGGTCGCCGTGCCCGCGGCGTGGCTCGACGCGGCCGGCCGCGCGGGTGCCGGAGCGCGGCTCGCCGTCGGGGCGCTGCTCGCGGTGGGCACGGCGGCGCTCGGCTGGATCGTGGTTCTGCGGGCAGGCGAGCGCACCGCCGTGGCGGCGGCGCTCAAGGCTCGGCCGTGGCGTCGGGGCCGGTGA
- a CDS encoding ATP-binding protein: MRPAPGVVPPARTLLQWLYIGRVSVALAVFLAAALAWWSSDLTALLVASVSVTLALAVTGVSFWYTHVRLRDFGQAGLYGQAVFDVALVTAVSHISGPYSYFAALYILVIAFYTVLMPLANGLLVALLAGIVYTADVIVGGELSAAVLLQVAVFWLVAGATGYLASRVRVAGAAHETLEAELRRVRLQAADILRHIGAGVITVEGDGSLVYANPTAEVLLGLPLTELLGQPVLERMDQVAPTLADAMRRTAREGRRVVRTVAEVAGNGRNFPVGFTTTAVRAAEGVPPSATVIFQDISDARRVEELRLRTERLEAVAELSASLAHEIKNPLASIRSAVVQLSRLAPPGADERVLAGLIVRESDRLSALLTEFLDFSRVRVTRSARLDLVSVAEHGIRLARQHPDCSPVAAIALDVADGPVLVEGDEDLLHRVVFNLVLNAVQAAPGPADVRVRVAPAAPGDLPGGVTMESPRLLAVSDTGPGIAPDILPRLFEPFVTGRVGGTGLGLAIVQRAVQAHRGLIFCDSLRGHGTTFTVFLPARFDAEEDA, encoded by the coding sequence GTGCGCCCCGCCCCCGGCGTGGTGCCGCCCGCCCGCACGCTGCTGCAGTGGCTGTACATCGGCCGGGTCTCGGTGGCCCTGGCCGTGTTCCTGGCCGCCGCCCTCGCCTGGTGGAGCTCCGACCTCACCGCGCTGCTGGTGGCCTCCGTGTCGGTCACCTTGGCGCTGGCCGTGACCGGGGTGTCGTTCTGGTACACCCACGTGCGCCTCCGGGACTTCGGCCAGGCCGGCCTGTACGGGCAGGCGGTCTTCGACGTGGCGCTGGTCACGGCGGTGTCCCACATCAGCGGGCCGTACTCCTACTTCGCCGCGCTCTACATCCTGGTCATCGCGTTCTACACCGTGCTGATGCCGCTCGCCAACGGCCTGCTGGTGGCGCTGCTCGCCGGGATCGTCTACACGGCCGACGTGATCGTGGGCGGCGAGCTGTCGGCGGCGGTGCTGCTGCAGGTGGCGGTGTTCTGGCTGGTCGCGGGCGCCACCGGCTACCTGGCGAGCCGGGTGCGCGTGGCGGGCGCCGCTCACGAGACGCTCGAGGCGGAGCTGCGGCGCGTGCGGCTCCAGGCGGCGGACATCCTGCGGCACATCGGCGCCGGCGTGATCACGGTCGAGGGCGACGGCAGCCTGGTGTACGCGAACCCCACGGCCGAGGTGCTGCTCGGGCTGCCGCTCACCGAGCTGCTGGGCCAGCCCGTGCTCGAGCGGATGGACCAGGTGGCGCCGACCCTGGCCGACGCGATGCGGCGCACGGCGCGCGAGGGCCGGCGGGTGGTGCGGACGGTGGCGGAGGTGGCCGGCAACGGCCGCAACTTCCCGGTCGGGTTCACCACCACGGCCGTGCGCGCAGCCGAGGGGGTGCCGCCCTCGGCCACGGTGATCTTCCAGGACATCTCCGACGCGCGCCGGGTGGAGGAGCTGCGGCTGAGGACCGAGCGGCTGGAGGCGGTGGCGGAGCTCTCGGCCTCGCTGGCGCACGAGATCAAGAACCCGCTGGCCTCGATCCGCAGCGCGGTGGTGCAGCTCTCGCGCCTCGCGCCCCCGGGCGCGGACGAGCGCGTGCTGGCGGGCCTGATCGTGCGCGAGAGCGACCGGCTGTCGGCGCTGCTCACCGAGTTCCTGGACTTCTCCCGGGTGCGGGTGACGCGCTCGGCGCGGCTCGACCTGGTGTCGGTCGCCGAGCACGGGATCCGCCTGGCGCGCCAGCACCCCGACTGCTCGCCCGTCGCCGCCATCGCCCTCGACGTGGCCGACGGCCCGGTGCTGGTCGAGGGCGACGAGGACCTGCTGCACCGGGTGGTGTTCAACCTGGTGCTGAACGCGGTGCAGGCCGCCCCCGGGCCGGCCGACGTCCGGGTGCGCGTGGCGCCGGCCGCGCCCGGCGACCTGCCGGGCGGGGTGACGATGGAGTCCCCGCGCCTGCTGGCGGTCTCGGACACGGGCCCGGGCATCGCGCCCGACATCCTGCCGCGCCTGTTCGAGCCGTTCGTCACCGGCCGGGTCGGCGGGACGGGGCTCGGGCTCGCGATCGTGCAGCGCGCCGTGCAGGCGCACCGGGGCCTGATCTTCTGCGACTCGCTGCGCGGCCACGGCACCACCTTCACGGTGTTCCTGCCGGCACGGTTCGATGCGGAGGAGGACGCGTGA
- a CDS encoding glycosyltransferase family 2 protein has translation MSGPRPDVSVIMPCLNEAATVARCVAKARRAMELAGLSGEVVVADNGSDDGSPALAEAAGARVVAAPVRGYGAAYLAGLEAARGDLLVLGDADDTYDFASVPEFVAALKAGSDVVLGSRFKGRILPGAMPWLHRYVGNPVLSGILSLFFGRRVSDAHCGLRAMTRDASARMRLRTSGMEFASEMVALALRHGLAVGEIPITYYPRSGESKLRSFRDGWRHLRFMLLLSPTPLFLVPGLAALVAGLAALLALLPGPLQIGGLLFDYHFMFVASALAVLGVQLVVLGLAAKSYGGGELAVPGDRWVAWLDRHFTLERGLLVGLALAAAGLGVNGWILESWLRAGRGQLFAVRPALLGLSLIVVGAQVVFGSFFISVLRDDPRR, from the coding sequence GTGAGCGGACCGCGGCCGGACGTCTCGGTGATCATGCCCTGCCTGAACGAGGCGGCCACCGTCGCACGCTGCGTCGCGAAGGCGCGCCGGGCCATGGAGCTGGCCGGGCTCTCCGGCGAGGTCGTGGTGGCCGACAACGGCTCGGACGACGGATCGCCCGCGCTGGCCGAGGCCGCCGGCGCGCGGGTGGTGGCCGCGCCGGTCCGCGGCTACGGGGCGGCGTATCTCGCCGGCCTGGAGGCGGCCCGGGGGGACCTGCTGGTGCTCGGCGACGCGGACGACACCTACGATTTCGCGTCGGTGCCGGAGTTCGTGGCGGCCCTCAAGGCCGGCAGCGACGTGGTCCTCGGCTCCCGGTTCAAGGGGCGCATCCTGCCCGGCGCGATGCCGTGGCTGCACCGCTACGTCGGGAACCCGGTGCTCTCGGGGATCCTGAGCCTGTTCTTCGGCCGCCGCGTGTCGGACGCCCACTGCGGCCTCAGGGCGATGACCCGGGACGCGAGCGCGCGGATGCGCCTGCGCACCAGCGGCATGGAGTTCGCCTCCGAGATGGTGGCGCTGGCGCTCCGCCACGGCCTGGCGGTGGGCGAGATTCCGATCACGTACTATCCGCGCAGCGGCGAGTCGAAGCTGCGGAGCTTCCGGGACGGGTGGCGACACCTCCGCTTCATGCTGCTGCTCTCGCCGACGCCGCTGTTCCTCGTGCCCGGCCTCGCGGCGCTGGTGGCGGGCCTGGCGGCGCTGCTCGCGCTGCTGCCGGGGCCGCTCCAGATCGGCGGGCTGCTGTTCGACTACCACTTCATGTTCGTCGCGAGCGCCCTGGCGGTGCTGGGCGTGCAGCTCGTCGTGCTCGGGCTGGCGGCCAAGTCGTACGGGGGAGGCGAGCTCGCCGTCCCCGGCGACCGGTGGGTCGCGTGGCTGGACCGCCACTTCACGCTCGAGCGCGGGTTGCTGGTGGGCCTCGCACTGGCCGCGGCCGGCCTCGGCGTCAACGGCTGGATCCTGGAGAGCTGGCTCCGGGCGGGCCGCGGCCAGTTGTTCGCGGTGCGGCCGGCGCTGCTCGGCTTGAGCCTGATCGTGGTCGGTGCGCAGGTCGTCTTCGGCTCGTTCTTCATCAGCGTGCTGCGCGACGACCCGCGCCGGTGA